CGGGGCGGCCGTGACTGACGGTGCCGCCGTTGCCGGCAGCGGGTGAACGTGACGGTGCGGAGCGGGCTGCCCATGGTGCTGGGGGGCTCGGCCGAACCCTGCGCCCAGCTACTCGTCTCCTCCATCGGCGTGGTGGGCTCGGCGGAGCAGAACCAGCGGCACAGCGCCCGCTTCTTCGACGTCCTGACGGCGAAGCTGGGCCTCGGCCCCGAGCGGTGAGTGAGGGCCCGGCCCGGgggcggcggtgggggggggggggggtgtctctgccTCGGCACCTCCTGCGCCCTGAGGGGCGAGGACAGCGTGGCTGCCccgggggcagggagggggagacCGCCTCTTCGTCAGGTTTCTGTGGTGGGTGGGAAACACAGCGAAGATGTACAGGAAGATGTCAGAGGGGTGATGATGATGGTGGTGTAGGCTCCCACGTCCTCCGTGAGGTTAACGTGGAACGTAGAGCCAAGAGTAGATTGCAAACATTAAGTGCTCTTGGGTGCCAAAGCCCAAGGCAGGCTGTTTAGGTCCAGGTAAAACCATGGACTGCTTTGCGCTTGTTGAACAGTCTGGGAAATGCCGTTCTCTGGAGGTGAGTAGTTCCAGTTGGCGTAATTGGCGCAGAACCCCGTGGGAACTGGTGGAGCGTCGCTGTGGGGTCGCCATGCCAAATGCTGGAACAGGGCTGTTCCTGAAGGTAAGCCACGTCCCTCTCTGCCCCTCTTCCCCGTCTCCCCAAGGAGATTAATAGCATTTCCCTGCCTCTTGCATGCTGTCAGGGTAAATGGCCGACAAGATTACAAGCTGCTTGGGTCCTTCAGAAATGTATCTCGTACAAACAGTGTTGAAATTAGGTCTGCTTTCCAGTTTGTGTGGATGGAGTCTGGCACCTGTTTGTACCCTGCCTGTACACAgcttatttttgcttctgttaaaTTAACACCGTGAAGTGTGAGCCAGCGAGAGCTTAGTGCAGATTTTCTACCTTGTTGCAAACTGGGCATAATATTTATCGTAGTCGTAAAATAATGTTTCCTGTCCactgcatttttgcttttataccCAAAAAAGGATTGTCATCCGCTTTTACCCACTGGAGCCCTGGCAGATCGGCAAGAACAGAACAGTCATGACGTTCCTGTGATCCCTTGAGTGGCCAGTTGGAACAAAGCAATGATGAAGACGACCCAGAGATGACCAGCTCCATCTATCTACTTGTTTCCTCTTATGATCAAATCTGTGTAGCTCTGCACCTTCACCTGTACGATTCACTTTTGTCTTTTCATCCTGTGCACACAAAGCTGAAGATTGGGGCAATCAGCTATACTGATTTTACTAAAATAGTTCAAGGTCTTTGTCTCAAGCCTGTCTCAAGCCCAAAGGTTCTCCCGGTGCCTATGGCTAAGCCATTGCAGTCTGGTAAATGGCCATATGTGGGTCTAGAAAAAGCTCTTATAGCAGTGAAAAGTTTAATTC
This genomic interval from Buteo buteo chromosome 11, bButBut1.hap1.1, whole genome shotgun sequence contains the following:
- the LOC142037332 gene encoding D-dopachrome decarboxylase isoform X1, whose product is MPFVELDTSLPAGRLPPGLAQELCAAAADILGKPAERVNVTVRSGLPMVLGGSAEPCAQLLVSSIGVVGSAEQNQRHSARFFDVLTAKLGLGPERLGNAVLWR
- the LOC142037332 gene encoding D-dopachrome decarboxylase isoform X2, producing the protein MPFVELDTSLPAGRLPPGLAQELCAAAADILGKPAERVNVTVRSGLPMVLGGSAEPCAQLLVSSIGVVGSAEQNQRHSARFFDVLTAKLGLGPERIVIRFYPLEPWQIGKNRTVMTFL